A genomic region of Colletotrichum destructivum chromosome 5, complete sequence contains the following coding sequences:
- a CDS encoding Putative LysM domain-containing protein, with translation MASTDYGRAAFPEEDLDEMFSSCSVPASDYKYTYTPSPTAGGSTTSPAEPSATPTCSGETYTAQEGDTCLSISKEKSVATDRLVDANHLDFNCTSLTVGRKLCIKDTCTLATIEAGQTCDSITNGDTLDQGLQNLDAYSRINRTSSWFSEWQPGTVVTDPTDGVPTVTSDWDPEFTPPVTTIIIGNPENDQLHEYTKYCWITEDDIAQGYDVESYAAGCQTLFDRYCVYNPESHSPVAPNAIPAICTPDRSIYTLEPDPEPVHTPSPVQIGITKGCSLFHKVEAGNTCDSITRQYEIALDDFYTWNPAIGNDCRNLQLGTHACVGYNEALIPTITPPPVRR, from the exons ATGGCCAGCACCGACTACGGTCGCGCTGCCTTTCCGGAAGAAGACTTGGACGAGATGTTCTCGTCATGCTCGGTGCCGGCGAGCGATTATAAGTACACTTACACGCCCAGCCCGACGGCAGGAGGTTCCACCACGTCACCCGCGGAACCGTCTGCCACACCGACGTGTTCGGGAGAAACATATACGGCCCAGGAGGGTGATACTTGTCTGTCGATCTCCAAGGAGAAGTCGGTTGCCACGGACCGTTTGGTTGATGCTAACCACCTCGACTTCAACTGCACAAGTTTGACAGTCGGACGAAAGCTTTGCATCAAAGACACCTGTACCTTGGCGACTATTGAAGCGGGACAGACTTGTGACAGTATT ACCAACGGCGACACT CTAGACCAGGGCTTGCAGAATTTGGATGCTTATTCACGTATAAACAGGACTTCCAGCTGGTTTTCGGAATGGCAACCCGGAACCGTCGTCACAGATCCGACCGACGGCGTACCCACCGTAACAAGCGATTGGGATCCTGAGTTCACGCCGcccgtcaccaccatcatcatcggtAACCCCGAAAATGACCAGCTCCATGAGTACACCAAATACTGCTGGATCACTGAGGACGACATCGCCCAAGGGTACGACGTGGAGTCTTACGCGGCGGGCTGCCAAACCCTCTTTGACCGATACTGCGTCTACAACCCCGAGTCCCACTCACCAGTGGCGCCCAACGCGATCCCCGCGATTTGCACCCCAGACCGCAGCATTTACACCCTTGAGCCCGACCCAGAGCCGGTGCACACACCGTCGCCTGTCCAGATCGGCATCACGAAGGGATGCAGCTTGTTCCacaaggtcgaggccggtAATACGTGCGATAGCATTACGCGGCAGTACGAAATTGCGCTGGATGATTTCTACACTTGGAATCCGGCCATTGGCAACGATTGCCGTAACTTGCAGCTAGGGACGCACGCTTGCGTTGGATACAACGAGGCGCTGATTCCCACCATTACGCCTCCGCCTGTTCGTCGCTGA
- a CDS encoding Putative LysM domain-containing protein has product MMHLSSLVLLTLGVSGLSQAAAVLRARACNFTWAAENGDTCASMAAFWGISEENFIRWNPSVGTNCANGVVAGTEYCIDFTDDSPPPPPTTTSSAPPVTSSAPGSTFPTPIQEGVIQTCEQAIRGTPWAHTLLTHSKATKFHKAVSGDTCIKIVDTYKTFSLEDFGLWLGYNYCIAVPGTPTAAPSQPTCTSGTSKPSPTQAGLVSTCNRFHKVVSGNTCEKISQQYGSFSLADFGTQLLALLHCSGLWLGYYVCIGVPGTPTTPTTRPSTPTTTAPAGPSPTQDGILKSCKEYYKAVSGDFCQKIADAKRISMAHYSWNPAVGQDCSGLWLGYYYCVRA; this is encoded by the exons ATGATGCATCTCTCCTCTCTCGTTCTTTTGACACTAGGCGTGAGCGGCTTGTCTCAAGCGGCTGCCGTTCTGCGAGCTCGCGCCTGTAACTTTACTTGGGCTGCGGAGAATGGCGACACGTGCGCATCCATGGCGGCGTTCTGGGGTATCTCCGAAGAGAATTTTATTCGATGGAACCCTTCCGTTGGTACAAATTGCGCCAACGGTGTTGTTGCGGGCACCGAGTACTGTATCGACTTCACTGACGAcagtcctcctcctcctcctaccACCACGTCATCTGCGCCCCCTGTGACATCTTCGGCCCCCGGTTCAACATTCCCTACACCCATTCAAGAGGGTGTCATTCAGACCTGTGAGCAAGCCATCCGAGGCACGCCATGGGCCCATACACTACTGACCCATTCAAAGGCGACGAAGTTCCACAAAGCTGTATCCGGTGACACTTGCATAAAGATAGTTGACACATACAAGACCTTCTCGCTTGAGGACTT CGGTCTTTGGCTAGGTTACAACTACTGCATTGCCGTGCCCGGCACACCAACGGCGGCTCCGTCGCAGCCTACCTGTACGTCGGGGACCTCCAAGCCCTCACCAACACAAGCCGGCTTGGTGTCCACCTGTAATAGGTTTCACAAGGTCGTCTCAGGCAACACTTGCGAGAAGATCTCTCAGCAATACGGAAGCTTTTCTCTTGCGGACTT TGGAACCCAGCTGTTGGCACTGTTAC ATTGTTCAGGCTTGTGGCTTGGGTATTACGTGTGCATTGGTGTGCCTGGTACGCCTACCACACCGACCACGAGgccctcaacaccaacaaccacCGCCCCTGCTGGCCCGTCTCCTACGCAGGATGGAATTCTCAAGAGCTGCAAGGAATACTATAAGGCCGTTTCCGGCGACTTCTGTCAGAAGATTGCTGATGCTAAACGCATTTCGATGGCCCA CTATTCCTGGAACCCAGCAGTAGGACAAGATTGTTCGGGTCTGTGGCTCGGCTACTATTACTGCGTGAGAGCATGA
- a CDS encoding Putative Zinc finger C2H2-type, ankyrin repeat-containing domain superfamily: MDSKATPDLLKRPLYVYDLPPEVLTTLSLRSDAPIPDETPTSPPSKDASSTDVVGSQACSLCAANFSSVLDQRSHQKSDWHHYNLKQKLRGANPVSEIEFEKLIGDLDESLSGSDSEESDDDEDETGRKDTTLTALLKKQATLAERNRTPAPGGDDGDEDPVRRSGKGKPPLIWFTSPILPPNTYFGLYRAILTGDELRDEANFVEIVKKKQLDPIAAPKVPKDGSAPPPAAYKGPHFFLCMIGGGHFAAMVVSLAPRQNKSSAGALNREATVLAHKTFHRYTTRRKQGGSQSANDNSKGNAHSAGSSLRRYNEQALVEDVRNLLRDWKGLLDTSELLFIRATGATNRRTLFGPYDGQVLTHNDTRLRGFPFSTRRATQNELMRSFIELTRLKVREINPEDEAKPKPEPSTPAKAAPPKPTKPKLTEAEETALLHTSQIQAFIRRSKLPALLSYLKSNDVSPDFHFQPPDQNYHAPTPLHLAAHQNAAPLVLGLITRGGASPLATNKDGKTPFDLAGDRSTRDAFRVARSELGEDKWDWDAARVPAPLSKADAEKRDERDRRERESKETERRRAEEERLRAEGPKVDNDRKKRAGALAAVASTKTAQDKREEEARGLTPEMRMKLDRERRARAAEERLKRMQSGG, translated from the exons ATGGATTCGAAAGCGACACCAGATCTCCTCAAGCGGCCACTCTATG TCTACGACCTCCCGCCCGAAGTCCTGACGACGCTCTCCCTCAGGTCCGATGCCCCGATCCCGGACGAGAcaccgacgtcgccgccgtccaagGACGCCTCCAGCACCGATGTCGTCGGCTCTCAGGCCTGCTCGCTGTGTGCAGCGAACTTCTCGTCCGTTCTCGACCAGCGAAGCCATCAAAAGTCTGACTGGCACCACTATAACCTGAAGCAGAAGCTGCGCGGCGCGAATCCCGTGTCCGAAATTGAGTTTGAGAAGCTGATCGGTGACCTCGACGAGAGTCTTTCAGGCTCGGACTCGGAAGAGtcggatgacgacgaagacgagacgggcCGCAAGGATACTACTCTCACGGCACTGCTGAAGAAGCAAGCGACCCTCGCCGAAAGGAACAGAActccggcgccgggcggggacgacggagacgaaGACCCAGTGCGGCGGTCGGGAAAGGGAAAGCCGCCTCTGATTTGGTTCACTTCCCCTATCCTGCCGCCCAACACCTACTTCGGCCTGTACCGAGCCATACTCACGGGCGATGAGCTTCGAGACGAAGCGAACTTTGTCGAAATtgtcaagaagaagcagttGGACCCCATAGCCGCACCCAAGGTGCCAAAGGAtggctcggcgccgccgcccgcggctTACAAGGGCCCTCACTTCTTCCTGTGCAtgatcggcggcggccactTTGCCGCCATGGTGGTGTCGCTCGCGCCGCGGCAGAACAAGTCTTCGGCCGGTGCACTGAACAGGGAAGCAACCGTCCTTGCTCACAAGACCTTCCACCGCTACACGACCCGTCGCAAGCAGGGCGGTTCGCAATCCGCCAACGACAACTCCAAGGGCAATGCCCATTCGGCCGGTTCCAGCCTGCGTCGGTACAACGAGCAAGCCTTGGTTGAGGATGTGCGCAACCTGCTTCGGGACTGGAAGGGCCTGCTCGACACCTCTGAGCTGCTCTTCATCAGAGCGACGGGCGCAACGAACCGGCGCACGCTATTCGGGCCGTACGACGGCCAGGTTCTGACGCACAACGACACGAGGCTACGGGGGTTCCCCTTCAGCACGCGGAGAGCGACGCAGAACGAGCTGATGAGATCGTTCATCGAGCTCACGAGACTGAAAGTCAGGGAGATCAACCCAGAAGACGAAGCGAAACCGAAGCCCGAACCATCCACGCCTGCGAAAGCCGCACCTCCCAAGCCCACGAAGCCGAAGCTCACGGAAGCGGAGGAGACGGCACTGCTGCACACGTCGCAAATCCAGGCCTTCATACGCCGCTCCAAGCTTCCGGCATTGTTGTCCTACCTGAAGAGCAACGATGTCAGCCCGGACTTCCACTTCCAACCCCCGGACCAGAACTACCACGCGCCCACACCGCTGCACTTGGCCGCTCACCAGAACGCCGCACCTctggtcctcggcctcatcacgcgcggcggcgcctcgcCACTGGCGAccaacaaggacggcaagaccCCCTTCGACCTCGCGGGCGACAGGTCAACGAGAGACGCCTTCCGCGTTGCCCGCtcggagctcggcgaggacaagTGGGACTGGGACGCCGCGcgggtgccggcgccgctgaGCAAGgcggacgccgagaagcgcgaCGAACGGGacaggagggagagggagagcaaggagacggagaggaggcgcgccgaggaggagaggctACGCGCCGAGGGGCCCAAGGTCGACAAcgacaggaagaagagggcgggcGCCCTGGCGGCCGTCGCGTCGACCAAGACGGCGCAGGATaagcgggaggaggaggcgaggggCCTGACCCCTGAAATGCGCATGAAGCTTGACCgcgagaggagggcgagggccgccgaggagcgtCTCAAGCGGATGCAGAGCGGTGGATGA
- a CDS encoding Putative heme-binding protein, predicted, with protein MGRPVDSSASNEISESFGFSQTVLQPEVQPASAGSSGPDAQAILEAPPKAPLGILKKLEHHSFSGFGFNTIFRPHSTNKKTPTGLNAPQGPNDNILQLNLTKDVIKFDFRLGAVPNRGLFGQADINLNGVPYTQKIFDLMDPEVEKPLIHFENGIWLHVPETTTPALPPSLARMASIPHGTTINAQSFSAPITSEGAPDIKPISITPFLITDPTNLIPFPSQKADNKNTFRLPQDLTPFTKAETVTQEMITNPNVVLTNANKGKEIIEHTTYTISTSPPESKLGGGTSNIGFLNGDGSQGDGTPATDNTPRANANAVKVTATYWISTVRTKLQLKPFTPTMEEPTRTFSPTAFRPNDAVPVFTVDFKIPSAKEVTVEYTQFQYSQTVFLDFATLSWPHATVGTLAPTDLKLKHSVLRQ; from the coding sequence ATGGGCAGACCTGTCGATTCAAGCGCTTCTAACGAGATCTCGGAGTCCTTCGGGTTTTCTCAGACTGTTCTCCAGCCAGAGGTGCAACCAGCAAGTGCTGGCTCCAGCGGTCCGGATGCGCAGGCAATATTAGAAGCTCCGCCAAAGGCGCCGCTGGGCATTCTGAAGAAGCTTGAACACCACTCGTTCTCCGGGTTTGGCTTCAACACAATTTTCCGGCCACACAGCACCAACAAAAAGACCCCAACTGGCCTCAATGCACCCCAGGGGCCCAATGACAACATTTTGCAACTTAACCTCACTAAAGATGTTATTAAATTCGACTTCAGGCTCGGAGCGGTGCCTAACCGGGGCTTGTTTGGGCAGGCCGATATCAACCTCAACGGGGTGCCCTACACGCAGAAAATTTTCGACTTGATGGACCCTGAGGTCGAAAAGCCGCTCATCCACTTCGAAAACGGCATTTGGCTGCACGTTCCCGAGACCACCACGCCTGCCCTGCCCCCTTCTCTTGCCCGCATGGCTTCCATTCCGCATGGCACAACCATCAATGCCCAGTCTTTCTCGGCGCCTATCACCTCGGAGGGCGCCCCTGATATTAAGCCCATATCAATCACCCCGTTTCTCATCACCGACCCGACAAATTTGATCCCATTCCCTAGTCAAAAAGCGGACAACAAAAATACCTTCCGTCTTCCCCAAGATCTTACCCCCTTTACCAAGGCCGAAACTGTCACTCAAGAAATGATCACCAACCCCAACGTTGTTCTGACGAACGCcaacaagggcaaggaaATCATTGAGCACACCACTTACACTATCTCGACATCCCCACCCGAGTCCAAGCTTGGCGGAGGCACCAGTAACATCGGCTTTCTCAACGGCGATGGTTCCCAAGGCGATGGCACTCCGGCTACGGATAACACACCCAGAGCCAACGCCAACGCGGTCAAAGTCACGGCCACCTACTGGATCTCGACTGTACGCACCAAGCTTCAGCTCAAGCCGTTCACACCCACCATGGAagagccgacgaggacgttCTCCCCGACTGCCTTCCGCCCAAATGATGCGGTCCCTGTCTTCACTGTTGATTTCAAGATTCCGTCGGCCAAGGAGGTCACAGTCGAGTACACTCAGTTTCAGTACTCTCAGACTGTCTTCCTTGACTTTGCCACTCTCAGCTGGCCGCACGCTACTGTCGGCACACTAGCCCCAACTGACCTGAAGCTGAAGCACTCTGTTCTGCGTCAGTAG